One window from the genome of Saimiri boliviensis isolate mSaiBol1 chromosome 2, mSaiBol1.pri, whole genome shotgun sequence encodes:
- the LOC101050136 gene encoding olfactory receptor 4N4C — protein MKIENNTVVTEFILLGLTQSQDIQLLVFVLILIFYLIILPGNFLIIFTVQSDPGLTAPLYFFLGNLAFLDASYSFIVAPRMLVDFLSEKKVISYRGCITQLFFLHLLGGGEGLLLVVMAFDRYIAICRPLHYSTVMNPRACYAMLLALWLGGFVHSIIQVVLILRLPFCGPNQLDNFFCDVPQVIKLACTDTFVVELLMVFNSGLMTLLCFLGLLASYAVILCYVRRSASAGKNKAISTCTTHVIIILLMFGPAIFIYTRPFRALPADKVVSFFHTVIFPLMNPMIYTLRNQEVKTSMKRLLSRHIVCQMDSIMRN, from the coding sequence ATGAAGATAGAAAACAACACAGTAGTGACAGAATTTATCCTCCTGGGTCTGACTCAGTCTCAAGATATTCAGCTCTTGGTCTTTGTGCTGATCTTAATTTTCTATCTTATCATCCTTCCTGGTAATTTCCTCATCATTTTCACTGTACAGTCAGACCCTGGGCTCACAGCCCCACTCTACTTCTTTCTGGGCAACTTGGCCTTCCTGGATGCTTCCTACTCCTTCATTGTGGCTCCCAGGATGCTGGTGGACTTCCTCTCTGAGAAGAAGGTCATCTCCTACAGAGGCTGCATCACTCAGCTCTTTTTCTTGCACTTgcttggaggaggggagggactGCTCCTTGTTGTGATGGCCTTTGACCGCTACATCGCCATCTGCCGGCCTTTGCACTATTCAACTGTCATGAACCCTAGAGCCTGTTATGCAATGTTATTGGCTCTGTGGCTTGGGGGTTTTGTCCACTCCATTATCCAGGTGGTCCTCATCCTCCGCTTGCCTTTTTGTGGCCCAAACCAGCTGGACAACTTCTTCTGTGATGTCCCACAGGTCATCAAGCTGGCCTGCACCGACACATTTGTGGTGGAGCTTCTGATGGTCTTCAACAGTGGCCTGATGACACTCCTGTGCTTCCTGGGGCTTCTGGCCTCCTATGCAGTCATCCTCTGCTATGTTCGTAGGTCAGCTTCTGCAGGGAAGAACAAGGCCATATCCACGTGTACCACTCATGTCATTATTATACTTCTTATGTTTGGACCTGCTATCTTCATCTACACTCGCCCCTTCAGGGCCTTACCAGCTGACaaggtggtttctttctttcatacaGTGATCTTTCCATTGATGAATCCTATGATTTATACCCTTCGCAATCAGGAAGTGAAAACTTCCATGAAGAGGTTACTGAGTAGACATATAGTTTGTCAGATGGACTCTATAATGAGAAACTGA
- the LOC101050466 gene encoding olfactory receptor 4M1 yields MATANYTKVTEFVLTGLSQTREVQLVLFAIFLSFYLFILPGNILIICTIWLDPHLTSPMYFLLANLAFLDIWYSSVTAPKMLIDFFVERKIISFGGCIAQLFFLHFVGASEMFLLTVMAFDRYAAICRPLRYATIMNRRLCYILVAFSWIGGFIHSIIRVALIVRLPFCGPNELDSYFCDITQVVRIACASTFPEELVMIFSSGLISVVCFIALLMSYAFLLAMLKKLTGSGENTSRAMSTCYSHITIVVLMFGPSIYIYARPFDSFSLDKVVSVFHTVIFPLLNPIIYTLRNKEVKTAMRKLVTKYILSKEK; encoded by the coding sequence ATGGCAACCGCAAATTACACCAAAGTGACAGAATTTGTTCTCACTGGCCTATCCCAGACTCGGGAGGTCCAGCTAGTCCTATTTGCTATATTTTTATCCTTCTATTTGTTCATCCTACCAGGAAATATCCTTATCATTTGCACCATCTGGCTTGACCCTCATCTGACTTCTCCTATGTATTTCCTGTTGGCTAATCTGGCCTTCCTTGATATTTGGTACTCTTCCGTTACAGCCCCTAAAATGCTCATAGACTTCTTTGTGGAGAGGAAGATAATTTCCTTTGGTGGATGCATTGCACAGCTCTTCTTCTTACACTTTGTTGGGGCATCAGAGATGTTCTTGCTCACAGTGATGGCCTTTGACCGTTACGCTGCTATCTGCCGACCCCTCCGCTATGCTACTATCATGAATCGACGTCTCTGCTATATCCTGGTGGCTTTCTCCTGGATAGGAGGCTTCATTCATTCTATAATACGGGTGGCTCTCATTGTTCGACTTCCTTTCTGTGGGCCCAATGAGTTAGACAGTTACTTCTGTGACATCACACAGGTTGTCCGGATTGCCTGTGCCAGCACCTTCCCAGAAGAGTTAGTGATGATCTTTAGCAGTGGTCTGATCTCTGTGGTGTGTTTCATTGCTCTGTTAATGTCCTATGCCTTCCTGCTGGCCATGCTCAAGAAACTCACAGGCTCAGGTGAGAATACCAGCAGGGCCATGTCCACCTGCTATTCCCACATTACCATTGTGGTGCTAATGTTTGGGCCATCCATCTACATTTATGCTCGCCCATTTGACTCTTTTTCCCTAGACAAAGTGGTGTCTGTGTTTCATACTGTGATATTCCCTTTACTTAATCCCATTATTTACACATTGAGAAACAAGGAAGTAAAGACAGCCATGAGGAAGTTGGTCACCAAATATATTTTGTCTAAAGAGAAGTGA
- the LOC101041889 gene encoding olfactory receptor 4S2-like: MSMHIENQSHSTSTAWGPMRVANNVTEFIFLGLCQDSGMQLMFFALFLLFYIVIMVGNLLILLMVFSDPRLHTPMYFFLGNLSFVDIAYSSATAPKMMADFVSEKKTISYWGCITQMFTFHFFGCAEIFVLTVMAFDRYAAICQPLRYAAIMSANACTVLASLSWLGALGHSFVQTLLTFQLPFCNAQIIDHYFCDVHPVLKLACADTTLVNMLVVANSGLISLGCFLILLVSYIVILFSLRKQSAESRRKALSTCGSHLTVVTFFFVPCIFIYLRPSTTFPLDKAVSVFYTTITPMLNPLIYTLRNKDVKNAMSRLWNSKISLEEKQKE, from the exons ATGAGCATGCATATAG agaaTCAGAGCCATTCAACCAGTACTGCCTGGGGCCCCATGAGAGTGGCCAACAATGTCACTGAGTTTATATTCCTGGGACTTTGCCAAGATTCTGGAATGCAATTGATGTTCTTTGCCTTATTTCTCCTCTTCTACATCGTGATCATGGTGGGAAATTTGCTCATTTTGCTTATGGTTTTTTCTGACCCCCGATTACACACACCCATGTATTTCTTCCTCGGCAACTTGTCTTTTGTGGACATTGCCTATTCCTCAGCCACAGCACCCAAGATGATGGCAGACTTTGTTTCTGAGAAAAAGACTATTTCCTACTGGGGCTGCATAACTCAGATGTTTACCTTCCACTTTTTTGGTTGTgctgagatttttgttttaaccGTCATGGCTTTTGATCGTTATGCTGCTATCTGCCAACCCCTCCGTTATGCTGCCATCATGAGTGCTAATGCTTGTACTGTGCTGGCATCACTGTCCTGGTTGGGAGCCCTGGGTCATTCCTTTGTTCAGACCCTCCTGACCTTCCAGCTGCCCTTCTGTAATGCCCAGATTATCGACCACTACTTTTGTGATGTCCACCCAGTCCTAAAACTTGCCTGTGCTGATACAACCCTGGTAAACATGTTGGTAGTTGCCAATAGTGGTCTCATCTCCCTGGGGTGTTTCCTCATTCTTTTGGTCTCCTACATAGTCATTCTGTTTAGTCTTCGAAAACAGTCTGCAGAGAGCCGACGGAAGGCTCTCTCTACCTGTGGGTCTCATCTGACTGTAGTGACTTTCTTCTTTGTTCCGTGTATCTTTATTTATCTCCGCCCATCCACTACTTTCCCTTTGGATAAAGCTGTGTCTGTGTTCTATACCACCATCACCCCAATGCTGAACCCACTCATCTATACACTGAGGAATAAAGATGTAAAGAATGCCATGAGCCGTCTGTGGAATAGCAAGATCTCGTtggaggaaaagcagaaagaatag